In a single window of the Synergistota bacterium genome:
- a CDS encoding DUF1850 domain-containing protein → MREFSLRKIFIIVLCSIAVMLFAYPLTVLEIYSLDRNDVVFRKEVYPDYVFATLIRHSVHLSPVYEYYLVSLSGEIVLIGTKIQDLGWGVPSTFEEDLIFKDSFMVISGLHKHMNFIPFRLSKVANPRLILWDGTILYPLRKLENWDRLDIYVKEYPCFILLFKGEKNELI, encoded by the coding sequence ATGAGAGAATTTTCTCTGCGAAAAATTTTTATCATCGTGCTTTGCTCTATTGCTGTCATGCTATTTGCTTATCCATTAACGGTACTTGAAATCTACAGCTTGGATAGAAACGATGTAGTTTTTAGAAAGGAGGTTTATCCAGACTACGTTTTCGCAACTCTTATAAGACACTCGGTTCATCTTTCCCCGGTTTATGAGTACTATCTCGTAAGTCTCAGTGGGGAGATCGTTTTGATAGGCACAAAAATTCAGGATCTTGGATGGGGCGTTCCCTCGACCTTTGAGGAAGACCTTATCTTCAAAGATAGCTTTATGGTCATAAGTGGACTCCATAAACATATGAATTTTATTCCCTTCAGATTAAGTAAGGTGGCTAATCCACGTCTTATATTGTGGGACGGGACGATACTTTATCCCTTAAGAAAACTTGAAAACTGGGATAGATTAGATATCTATGTTAAGGAATATCCCTGCTTTATTCTCCTTTTCAAGGGAGAGAAGAACGAGCTTATATAA
- a CDS encoding TAXI family TRAP transporter solute-binding subunit: MKSKRLVALLLVVLLLVGAHASAAVERLSLATGGTAGTYYPIGSAIASIVTKYVPGIEITAESTGASVANLKMLRAKRVDLILAAANTAWGAYNGQPPFDRKPVKNVRGIACLYPEVFQFIVRRDSGIKTLYDLKGKKVAVGAPGSGTERTAKMVLKAHGLTYKDIKPQFLKFGEAVTALKDRVIDCAIVGSGIPTSAVVDVSTMIDIYLLSVDRKVMENFLKGRPYLTLFTIPPNVYKGVKEKVLTVASPALLCAREDLSADTVYKIVKAVFEHLDELAAAHAQGKNIKLSTALSAMSVPLHPGAERYYREVGLIK; this comes from the coding sequence GTGAAGTCCAAGAGGTTGGTTGCGTTGCTTCTCGTGGTGCTTCTCTTAGTTGGAGCACATGCCTCGGCGGCAGTCGAACGCCTCTCTCTTGCTACGGGGGGAACTGCAGGTACTTACTACCCTATAGGGTCTGCTATTGCCTCCATTGTAACTAAGTATGTCCCCGGCATCGAGATAACTGCTGAATCTACTGGAGCATCCGTTGCTAATCTCAAGATGCTCAGAGCAAAGCGCGTCGATCTTATATTAGCTGCTGCTAATACTGCTTGGGGTGCTTACAATGGACAGCCTCCCTTCGATAGAAAGCCTGTGAAGAACGTTCGTGGAATAGCTTGCCTTTATCCAGAAGTTTTTCAGTTCATAGTGAGGAGAGATTCTGGCATAAAAACTCTATATGATCTTAAGGGAAAGAAGGTAGCCGTTGGAGCTCCGGGAAGTGGAACGGAGAGAACCGCAAAGATGGTGTTGAAGGCACATGGCTTGACTTATAAGGATATAAAACCCCAGTTTCTTAAGTTTGGAGAGGCTGTGACTGCGCTTAAGGACCGTGTTATAGACTGCGCCATTGTAGGATCCGGTATACCAACTTCAGCGGTTGTGGATGTTTCAACGATGATAGATATTTATCTGTTGAGCGTGGATAGAAAGGTAATGGAAAATTTCTTAAAAGGCAGGCCCTATCTTACGCTGTTTACCATTCCGCCAAATGTATATAAAGGAGTGAAGGAAAAGGTTCTTACAGTTGCAAGCCCTGCGCTTTTATGTGCTCGTGAGGATTTAAGCGCGGACACGGTTTATAAGATCGTCAAGGCCGTTTTCGAACATCTTGATGAGTTGGCGGCAGCGCATGCTCAAGGTAAAAATATAAAGCTAAGTACCGCTTTGAGCGCGATGTCTGTGCCTTTGCACCCTGGAGCAGAAAGATATTATCGCGAAGTAGGGCTTATCAAATAA
- a CDS encoding MurR/RpiR family transcriptional regulator, translating into MKEEDIFQYMMNAKEGLPPRQRRVCDYILDNYPRIAFLTAEELAKETGTSPATVHRMAINLGFKSYKALKDKLRERASSSYALPLNKIRDALGAFKENEIVREVINENIKALKDVMNEQLLGSFPKAIERLSEARRIYIIGLRSTRGIALYLHALLLQITPDVFLVDYGGTDMMFEVMIDMNAHDALIALMAGVPRYTKRTIYAVEYAHGKGTPIILITNTLSNVVAPLATEILLAPQRTKHYSAIPLLAVCDALVAALGSRKKKEAYQRIDSLSQLLVKYDISE; encoded by the coding sequence ATGAAAGAGGAAGATATCTTCCAATACATGATGAATGCCAAAGAGGGGTTACCCCCGCGACAGAGAAGAGTTTGTGATTACATTCTCGATAACTACCCAAGAATCGCGTTCTTAACCGCTGAAGAATTAGCCAAGGAAACGGGCACGAGCCCCGCTACCGTTCACAGAATGGCAATAAACCTGGGATTTAAAAGCTACAAGGCCCTTAAAGATAAGTTGAGAGAGCGAGCCTCAAGCTCTTATGCGCTTCCTCTAAACAAAATACGAGACGCCTTGGGAGCATTTAAAGAAAATGAAATCGTAAGAGAAGTTATAAATGAGAATATCAAAGCTCTTAAGGATGTGATGAACGAACAGCTCCTCGGCTCTTTTCCTAAAGCCATTGAAAGACTGTCTGAGGCGAGGAGGATCTACATCATAGGCTTAAGATCTACAAGAGGCATAGCTCTTTATCTTCATGCATTGCTTCTTCAAATCACACCTGATGTATTCTTAGTAGACTATGGCGGGACTGATATGATGTTTGAGGTAATGATCGATATGAACGCCCATGATGCCCTTATAGCTCTTATGGCAGGGGTCCCTCGCTACACAAAGAGAACTATTTATGCCGTAGAATATGCTCATGGCAAGGGAACACCAATTATATTAATCACGAACACGCTCTCGAATGTAGTAGCCCCACTTGCAACGGAGATACTCTTAGCCCCTCAAAGAACAAAACATTACAGTGCTATACCCCTCCTCGCAGTATGCGACGCTCTCGTCGCTGCGCTTGGAAGCAGAAAGAAGAAAGAAGCCTACCAGAGGATAGACTCGCTAAGCCAGCTTCTCGTTAAGTATGATATCTCGGAATGA
- a CDS encoding TRAP transporter large permease, translating into MITLMVIAFLITFILGIPLAFVLGITGFVCIFAMGVPLQVVTQRMFTGIDSFPLMAVPFFILAGELMNRGGTTIRIIRFANSLVGHIKGGLAHTNVVANMLFAGISGSAVADASAIGSIMIPAMEKNGYETDFSAALTSAAATIGPIIPPSIIMVIYGVSVGVSIGGLFAAGFIPGVMLGLALMFVVFLESRTRNYPAVESFSLGRVWAEFKKAFWALLSPIIILGGILFGVFTPTEAAAVAVIYSFIIGMFIFKELKWRDLPNILLQSGITMAAILLIISMANVFAWVIAANMIPYKIAMAFLSISHNKYVFLLIINIFLLIVGMFMETGAAIIILAPILAPIAAKVGIHPLHFGFMMVLNLAIGMATPPVGVCLFVSCGITGLSLEKIASAVYKFVIAEIIVLAIVAYIEPISLFLPRLLGFIR; encoded by the coding sequence ATGATTACGTTGATGGTCATCGCGTTTTTGATAACTTTTATTTTGGGTATCCCGCTTGCGTTTGTGCTTGGTATTACGGGTTTCGTTTGCATCTTCGCTATGGGAGTACCTTTACAGGTTGTAACTCAGAGAATGTTTACAGGTATAGATTCCTTTCCTCTTATGGCAGTTCCTTTCTTTATCCTTGCTGGAGAGCTGATGAACCGAGGAGGAACAACTATAAGAATAATAAGGTTTGCTAACAGCTTGGTTGGGCATATAAAGGGAGGCTTAGCTCACACAAATGTTGTGGCTAATATGCTTTTCGCGGGGATAAGCGGTTCAGCCGTTGCCGATGCTTCTGCTATAGGTTCCATAATGATTCCCGCAATGGAGAAAAACGGTTATGAGACAGATTTCAGTGCAGCTCTTACCTCTGCAGCTGCCACGATAGGCCCTATAATACCCCCAAGCATCATTATGGTTATATATGGTGTTTCAGTTGGGGTTTCTATAGGAGGGCTTTTTGCTGCAGGCTTTATTCCAGGGGTTATGCTGGGGCTTGCGCTGATGTTCGTGGTATTTCTTGAGTCGAGAACGAGAAACTATCCTGCAGTTGAGAGCTTTTCCTTAGGAAGGGTATGGGCGGAGTTTAAGAAGGCTTTTTGGGCTTTACTGTCCCCGATAATCATTCTTGGTGGGATACTCTTCGGCGTTTTCACTCCCACTGAAGCTGCTGCTGTTGCCGTTATATATTCATTTATAATAGGCATGTTCATATTCAAGGAGCTTAAGTGGAGGGATCTTCCAAATATCCTTCTTCAAAGTGGTATAACCATGGCTGCGATATTGCTTATAATTTCCATGGCTAATGTGTTTGCTTGGGTTATAGCTGCTAACATGATCCCTTATAAGATAGCCATGGCTTTTCTTTCCATTTCCCATAACAAGTACGTTTTTCTTCTAATAATAAACATATTCCTACTTATAGTGGGGATGTTTATGGAAACCGGTGCAGCGATAATAATACTCGCGCCTATTCTTGCTCCAATAGCTGCCAAGGTGGGAATACATCCTCTCCACTTTGGGTTTATGATGGTTCTTAATCTTGCAATAGGAATGGCTACTCCACCGGTTGGAGTATGTTTATTTGTGAGCTGTGGGATAACCGGTTTATCGCTCGAGAAAATTGCATCAGCGGTCTATAAATTCGTTATAGCGGAGATAATAGTTTTGGCTATCGTGGCTTATATAGAGCCGATATCGCTTTTCTTACCGAGACTTCTCGGCTTCATAAGGTAA
- a CDS encoding TRAP transporter small permease has product MRGLKGLIDVFDRIARWGIISLMAFMSVLAFSAVIFRFVLHNPLTWSEEAARYMMVWVTYLGAGIAVKKGRHIGVTMFINKMPKKLQKGLIFLSEIIVMVFLIALAYQGFNLLLTLRTQTSPAMGLPMVIPYFAIPFGCIYMFLHVLDMFLSRSFQLLSTADIELKRIEEERGK; this is encoded by the coding sequence ATGAGAGGATTAAAGGGCTTAATAGATGTTTTTGATAGGATAGCGAGATGGGGGATAATATCTCTCATGGCTTTTATGAGCGTTCTTGCTTTCTCCGCGGTCATCTTTAGATTTGTCCTTCACAATCCTCTTACTTGGTCGGAGGAAGCTGCGAGGTACATGATGGTCTGGGTAACATATCTCGGGGCAGGAATTGCGGTGAAAAAAGGGAGACATATAGGCGTTACCATGTTTATAAACAAAATGCCGAAGAAGCTGCAGAAGGGGCTGATCTTTCTGTCAGAGATAATAGTAATGGTTTTTCTAATAGCTCTTGCCTACCAGGGGTTTAATCTACTGCTTACCTTGAGAACTCAAACTTCCCCTGCGATGGGCTTGCCCATGGTTATACCCTATTTTGCGATACCTTTCGGGTGTATATATATGTTTCTTCACGTTCTTGATATGTTTCTTTCAAGATCGTTTCAGCTTCTTTCAACTGCGGATATCGAGCTTAAAAGGATAGAGGAGGAGAGGGGAAAATGA
- the dctP gene encoding TRAP transporter substrate-binding protein DctP, whose translation MLIAFLGVVLMGSTAFAVMRLKLANAGPADPSDRTVIAVDIFRNYVYTKTKGAIKVDAFHASQLGNEKEILEGLKIGSIELGTITTGPIPTLFKPIMVFDIPYLFPNKCVAWEVLDGPFGQKLMKEMLKKTGIRCLAISENGYRHFFTIKKEIHSPADMKGLKIRTMENPAHMKLVEALGASPTPIAFGELYMSLQQGVVDGAECPITLINNMKFYEVSKYVVLDGHLYNPLIMFINERVWNKLTEDQKLIMFEGAQLFKIAQRALTERQVQTGLIHLKKKGMRIYVPTPKEAKEFRDLSQPVVLKYVRKEIGDKWVNEVINAVKKAEEKERRMIQ comes from the coding sequence ATGCTCATAGCGTTCCTCGGCGTGGTGTTAATGGGAAGCACGGCTTTCGCGGTTATGAGGCTGAAGCTCGCTAACGCTGGTCCGGCTGACCCCAGTGATAGAACCGTTATAGCGGTTGATATCTTTAGAAATTATGTTTACACGAAGACCAAGGGAGCCATAAAAGTGGATGCTTTTCACGCCTCTCAGCTCGGTAATGAGAAAGAGATCCTGGAAGGGTTGAAGATCGGATCCATCGAGCTTGGCACTATAACTACAGGGCCTATACCAACTTTGTTTAAGCCTATAATGGTATTTGATATACCCTATCTCTTTCCCAATAAGTGTGTGGCTTGGGAGGTATTAGATGGTCCCTTCGGACAGAAGCTTATGAAGGAAATGCTTAAGAAGACCGGTATTCGTTGTCTTGCTATAAGCGAGAATGGGTATAGGCACTTCTTCACCATTAAGAAGGAGATACATTCTCCCGCTGACATGAAGGGGCTTAAGATCAGAACGATGGAAAATCCGGCTCACATGAAGTTGGTCGAAGCGCTCGGTGCTTCTCCTACTCCTATAGCCTTCGGGGAGCTTTATATGTCGTTGCAGCAGGGGGTCGTTGATGGAGCAGAGTGTCCGATTACGCTCATTAATAACATGAAGTTCTATGAAGTATCTAAGTACGTGGTTTTAGATGGACATCTTTATAATCCTCTTATAATGTTCATAAATGAGAGGGTATGGAATAAGCTAACGGAAGATCAAAAACTTATAATGTTTGAGGGAGCTCAACTCTTTAAGATTGCACAGAGAGCTTTAACTGAAAGGCAGGTTCAGACGGGCCTTATCCATCTTAAGAAAAAAGGCATGAGGATATACGTTCCCACTCCGAAGGAGGCAAAAGAGTTCAGAGATCTTTCTCAGCCGGTCGTTCTTAAGTATGTTAGGAAGGAAATCGGAGATAAGTGGGTAAATGAGGTCATAAATGCTGTTAAGAAGGCAGAGGAGAAGGAGAGGAGGATGATACAGTAA
- a CDS encoding pyridoxal phosphate-dependent aminotransferase — protein sequence MLIRRGGELTLLKFNFDEVIERRGTGCEKWDALKEFFGREDLVALWVADMDFKAPPEVVEAFKKAVEHGIFGYTHRLEEYYEAIIGWVERRHSWKIKREWISHSPGVIPGINVAILALTVPGDKIIIQPPVYPPFRRSILENGRQLVYNPLRLEGNRFVMDFEDLERKIDDRTRMLILCSPHNPGGRVWTKEELKTLSEICLKHNLIVLSDEIHCDIVFKGYKHIPLQTVSDEIAQRSIAFISPSKTFNLAGLRTSVAIIPNENIRKAYNAVLKALNIGEANTFGMIALEAAYKHGDEWLNELLSYLEGNLKFLDDFLKERIPELELMPPEGTYVPLVNCEKLKMTPKELWELFIEKAHVAVNLGANYGPGGENFIRINIATPRKILKEGLERIEKAIHHSKL from the coding sequence ATGCTAATTCGCAGAGGGGGTGAATTAACTTTGCTCAAATTTAACTTTGATGAGGTAATCGAAAGAAGGGGCACGGGCTGCGAGAAATGGGACGCCTTAAAGGAGTTCTTCGGAAGAGAAGACTTAGTAGCTTTATGGGTAGCGGACATGGACTTTAAAGCTCCTCCAGAAGTAGTAGAAGCTTTTAAGAAGGCGGTGGAACACGGCATATTCGGCTATACCCACCGACTCGAAGAATATTACGAGGCGATAATCGGATGGGTTGAAAGGCGCCATAGCTGGAAAATAAAAAGGGAATGGATTAGCCATTCTCCAGGAGTTATCCCTGGAATTAATGTCGCCATATTAGCATTGACCGTGCCGGGAGATAAGATAATAATTCAGCCCCCAGTATATCCCCCATTTAGAAGAAGCATACTCGAAAACGGAAGACAGCTCGTCTACAACCCGCTTAGGCTTGAGGGAAATCGCTTCGTCATGGACTTTGAGGATCTCGAGAGAAAAATAGACGATAGAACGAGAATGCTTATATTATGCAGTCCGCATAACCCGGGAGGCAGAGTCTGGACGAAAGAGGAGCTTAAAACCTTAAGCGAGATATGTTTAAAACACAACCTCATCGTGCTTTCAGATGAGATACACTGCGACATCGTTTTCAAGGGATACAAACATATCCCGCTTCAAACCGTCTCAGATGAGATAGCTCAAAGAAGCATAGCCTTTATATCCCCAAGCAAGACCTTCAACTTAGCGGGATTAAGAACATCCGTGGCGATAATACCCAATGAAAACATAAGAAAAGCGTATAACGCCGTCCTTAAAGCCCTCAATATAGGAGAAGCTAACACTTTCGGAATGATAGCCCTTGAGGCAGCTTACAAACATGGGGATGAATGGCTAAACGAGCTTCTTTCCTACCTCGAGGGAAACCTAAAATTTCTGGATGACTTTCTTAAAGAAAGGATACCCGAGCTCGAGCTTATGCCTCCTGAGGGAACCTATGTCCCCCTCGTTAACTGTGAAAAACTGAAAATGACTCCAAAGGAGCTATGGGAGCTATTTATAGAAAAGGCTCATGTCGCAGTAAACCTTGGTGCAAACTACGGACCCGGAGGAGAAAACTTCATCCGCATAAACATAGCAACCCCAAGGAAAATACTCAAAGAAGGCTTAGAGAGAATAGAAAAAGCGATTCACCATTCGAAGCTCTGA
- a CDS encoding class I SAM-dependent methyltransferase has protein sequence MSSFKDFSLNDALNYDRWYRSIEGEFVLERELELILDELDERGSLLEVGCGTGVFMEELRRHGFKVVGVDISEPMIEVARRKGLTVVLGDGSRLPFKDHSFDYVLFITSLEFMRDPESALAEARRVAKRKVLLGLLGKVGPIYWVRKLTGEKLALSGRYFKRRCLEKMMERKASARGVLLFTPYFSIKIPFAMGDFFLLTFKV, from the coding sequence TTGAGTAGCTTTAAGGACTTTAGCCTTAATGATGCGCTAAACTATGATAGATGGTATAGAAGCATAGAGGGTGAGTTCGTCCTTGAGAGAGAGCTTGAGCTTATTTTAGATGAGCTTGATGAGCGTGGAAGCCTGCTTGAGGTTGGCTGTGGAACAGGTGTCTTCATGGAGGAGCTCAGGAGGCATGGTTTTAAGGTAGTAGGGGTCGATATATCGGAGCCCATGATCGAGGTAGCCAGGAGGAAAGGGCTGACGGTGGTTCTCGGAGATGGCTCTCGCTTGCCATTTAAGGATCATTCTTTTGACTATGTTCTTTTCATAACATCGCTTGAATTTATGCGTGATCCTGAAAGTGCGCTCGCTGAGGCAAGAAGGGTAGCTAAGAGAAAAGTTCTCTTAGGGTTGCTCGGCAAAGTGGGCCCGATCTATTGGGTAAGAAAGCTAACGGGTGAAAAACTCGCTCTGAGCGGAAGGTACTTTAAGCGCCGGTGTCTTGAGAAGATGATGGAGCGGAAAGCATCCGCACGCGGAGTCCTCCTTTTTACCCCTTATTTTTCAATAAAAATCCCCTTCGCAATGGGAGATTTCTTCCTCTTAACTTTCAAAGTGTAA
- a CDS encoding NAD(+)/NADH kinase, which translates to MGKIAIIANPASGKDIRRLVAHGSVFDNNEKVNIVKRMLSVFDELGIKKVLFMPDYFQIGAKALKELGRVNLLVEIVDMDVDFTQEDSTRAASIFEREGVDCLITLGGDGTNRVVAKGLSPQSEVPLLPISTGTNNVFPYMIESTVAALAASAIAKGIVSKEEGCYRVKRIELFKDGKLKDIALVDLVSLDCSFIGSRAIWHPEEIREIFSTVAKPDSIGASSIAGFLIPTDEMDDRGVYVELGEPGRKAYAPIVPGVVKEISVKAFRGIPLNLKIPLKLRKGVIALDGEREIDFTEGDWRVEITRRGPLVVDVKRVLRLASERGFLKVE; encoded by the coding sequence ATGGGCAAAATAGCTATAATAGCTAATCCAGCTTCAGGCAAAGATATAAGAAGACTCGTTGCTCACGGTTCAGTTTTTGATAATAATGAGAAGGTAAACATAGTTAAAAGAATGCTTTCTGTGTTTGATGAGCTTGGCATAAAGAAGGTTCTTTTCATGCCGGATTATTTTCAGATAGGAGCTAAGGCTTTAAAGGAGCTTGGGAGAGTGAACCTCTTGGTTGAAATCGTGGATATGGATGTTGATTTCACGCAGGAGGATTCAACGAGAGCCGCTTCCATCTTTGAGCGTGAAGGAGTTGATTGTCTTATAACTCTCGGTGGTGATGGAACAAATCGCGTTGTTGCCAAGGGACTTTCTCCTCAAAGTGAAGTCCCCCTTCTTCCTATATCTACTGGAACGAATAATGTTTTCCCTTATATGATAGAAAGCACGGTTGCTGCCTTAGCTGCTTCAGCTATAGCCAAGGGCATCGTTTCTAAGGAAGAGGGATGCTATAGGGTGAAGAGAATCGAGCTTTTCAAGGATGGGAAGCTCAAGGATATAGCCCTTGTTGATCTCGTATCGCTTGATTGTTCTTTTATAGGATCCCGTGCAATATGGCATCCCGAGGAAATAAGGGAAATATTCTCCACCGTTGCAAAGCCGGACTCTATAGGAGCTTCCTCCATAGCGGGCTTTTTAATCCCCACGGATGAGATGGACGATAGAGGAGTCTATGTTGAGCTCGGAGAGCCTGGAAGAAAGGCTTATGCTCCCATAGTTCCTGGCGTTGTCAAAGAAATAAGCGTCAAAGCTTTTAGGGGAATTCCTCTTAATTTGAAAATCCCGCTTAAGCTAAGGAAGGGAGTTATAGCGCTCGATGGTGAGCGCGAGATCGATTTCACCGAGGGCGATTGGAGGGTTGAGATAACAAGGAGGGGACCCCTTGTTGTTGATGTTAAAAGGGTTTTAAGGCTCGCGAGTGAAAGGGGTTTTCTCAAAGTTGAGTAG
- a CDS encoding alpha-ketoacid dehydrogenase subunit beta, translating to MREITYAEAIREALREEMKRDERVYIIGEDVGRFGGCFGVTKGLWEEFGGERVKDTPISETAIIGSSVGAAATGMRPVPEIMFCDFMGVAMDEITNQAAKMRYMFGGKVKLPMVVRTPVGGGLSAAAQHSQSLEAWFTHLPGLKVVMPSTPYDAKGLLKAAIRDDNPVIFLEHKMLYGVKGEVPEEEYIVPLGVADVKREGKDITIIATSMMVHKSLEAAKELEKEGISVEVIDPRTLYPLDEEKILESVKKTHRAIVVHEAVERSGFGGEIVAIIMEKAFEYLDAPVKRVCAKNTPIPFSPPLENFVIPQVSDIIKAVKEMV from the coding sequence ATGAGAGAGATCACTTACGCGGAAGCTATAAGGGAAGCCTTAAGGGAGGAAATGAAGCGCGACGAGAGAGTCTATATTATAGGTGAAGATGTGGGTAGATTTGGAGGATGCTTCGGGGTTACGAAGGGATTGTGGGAAGAGTTTGGAGGAGAGAGGGTAAAGGACACCCCCATAAGCGAGACTGCGATAATAGGCTCATCCGTTGGTGCCGCTGCAACTGGAATGAGACCCGTTCCGGAGATAATGTTCTGCGACTTTATGGGCGTTGCCATGGATGAGATAACGAACCAGGCTGCGAAGATGAGGTATATGTTCGGTGGTAAAGTAAAACTTCCCATGGTTGTCAGAACCCCCGTAGGAGGAGGTCTTTCCGCTGCCGCTCAGCACTCACAGAGTCTTGAGGCGTGGTTTACACATCTTCCCGGTTTGAAGGTGGTAATGCCTTCCACTCCCTATGATGCTAAGGGATTGCTGAAAGCCGCGATAAGAGATGATAACCCCGTTATATTCCTTGAACATAAGATGTTATATGGGGTTAAAGGAGAAGTTCCAGAGGAGGAATATATCGTTCCGCTTGGGGTTGCAGATGTAAAAAGAGAGGGGAAGGACATAACGATAATAGCTACCTCTATGATGGTTCATAAGTCTTTGGAAGCCGCTAAGGAGCTTGAAAAGGAAGGAATAAGCGTTGAGGTTATAGATCCGAGAACGCTTTATCCTCTTGATGAAGAGAAGATACTCGAATCCGTCAAGAAAACCCACAGGGCTATAGTCGTTCACGAGGCGGTTGAGAGGAGCGGTTTCGGGGGAGAGATCGTTGCCATAATTATGGAGAAAGCCTTTGAATATCTTGACGCTCCAGTGAAAAGGGTCTGCGCTAAAAATACCCCTATACCTTTCTCCCCACCACTTGAGAACTTTGTAATACCTCAGGTTAGTGATATAATAAAGGCGGTTAAGGAGATGGTTTGA